The proteins below are encoded in one region of Sminthopsis crassicaudata isolate SCR6 chromosome 1, ASM4859323v1, whole genome shotgun sequence:
- the BASP1 gene encoding brain acid soluble protein 1, whose translation MGGKLSKKKKGYNVNDEKAKDKDKKAEGAGAEEEETPKENETQTVAETTDVKEKKEEKTDKDSQVTANKTEEKEGEKDAATGKEEAPKSEPEKPEAVPDGKVEQQKDAEQEQAPAPTPAASSDASKTSGSSTEAKVSQASEATATSKVDDKSKEEGEAKKTEASVAPVAQETKSEVAPASDSKPSSSEAVSSSKETPAATEAPSSTPKAQEPAAPAEEIKPSEAPTANSDQTIAVKE comes from the coding sequence ATGGGAGGCAAACTTAGCAAGAAGAAGAAGGGGTACAATGTAAATGATGAGAAAGCCAAGGATAAAGATAAGAAGGCTGAAGGAGCTGGCGCAGAGGAAGAAGAAACTCCTAAAGAGAATGAGACCCAGACGGTGGCCGAGACCACAGAtgtgaaggagaagaaagaggagaagactgATAAAGATTCCCAAGTGACTGCCAACAAGAccgaagagaaggaaggagagaaggatgcAGCAACTGGCAAAGAAGAGGCTCCGAAATCAGAGCCCGAGAAGCCCGAGGCTGTCCCTGATGGCAAGGTGGAGCAGCAGAAGGATGCTGAGCAGGAGCAGGCGCCTGCCCCTACCCCTGCAGCCAGTAGTGATGCTTCTAAGACTTCAGGATCCAGCACTGAAGCTAAGGTCTCCCAGGCTTCAGAAGCCACAGCAACTAGTAAAGTAGATGACAAGAGCAAAGAGGAAGGGGAAGCCAAAAAGACTGAGGCTTCCGTAGCTCCAGTCGCCCAAGAAACTAAAAGTGAAGTGGCTCCAGCTTCAGACTCAAAACCTAGCAGCAGTGAAGCTGTGTCTTCTTCCAAGGAGACCCCAGCAGCAACGGAAGCCCCTAGCTCTACCCCTAAGGCCCAGGAACCTGCAGCCCCAGCAGAAGAGATTAAACCTTCTGAGGCTCCGACCGCTAATTCGGATCAAACCATAGCAGTGAAAGAGTAA